In Carbonactinospora thermoautotrophica, the genomic stretch ACGTCGCCCGGGGGCGTGCCGAGGACCACGGCCTTGAGCACCCGGCGCATCACCTTGCCGCTGCGGGTCTTGGGCAGGCTGGAGACGAACCGGATCTCGCCGATCACCGCGACCGGGCCGAGCTCCCGGCGCACCGTGGCGCGCAGCTCCTCCTCCAGGCGGGGGCTCGGCTCATAGCCGGGCTTGAGCGTCACGAACGCGCTGATCACCTCGCCGCGCAGCTCATCAGGGCGGCCGGTCACGCCCGCCTCGCCGACCGCCGGGTGGGTGAGCAGGGCGCTTTCCACCTCGATCGTGCCGATCCGGTGCGCGGCGATCTTGATCACCTCGTCGGCGCGGCCGGTGAACCACACGTACCCGTCCGCGTCGATCCGGGCGGCGTCGCCCACGTAGTACGCGCCGGGCACGCGGCCCCAGTAGTCGTTCGCGTACCGCTCTGGCTCCCCCCACAGGGTGGCGGTCAGCGAGGGCACGGGCGCGCGCAGCACGGCGATGCCGGGCTCGCCGGGCGGCAGCGGCCGGCCGTCCTGGTCGACGACCGCCGGGTCGACGCCGGGGAGCGCGATGCCGGCGCTGCCCGGCCGCACCTCCAAGCCGCCGCGCCAGGGGTTGCCGAAGATCGGCGCCCCGGTCTCGGTCTGCCACATGTTGTCCAGCACGGGCACCCGGCCGGCGAACACGTCCTCGGCCAGCCAGCGGTACGCGGCCGGGTTCAGCACCTCGCCGGCGCACACCACGCGGCGCAGGCGGGACAGGTCGTGCCCGGACCCGTCCGCACCGAGCCGCATGAGCAGCCGCACCGCCGTGGGGCTGGTGAACAGGCCGGTCACGCCCAGCTCGGCGGCCAGCCGCCAGATCTGGTCGGGGTGGGGGTGGTCGAGCGCGCCCTCGTACACGACCGTGGTCGCACCGGCGAGCAGCGGTCCGTACACCATGTACGAGTGGCCGACGATCCAGCCGATGTCGCTGGTCGTCCACCAGGTGTCGCTCGGCTCCAGCCCGTAGCAGACCTGGCCGCCGTGGTGGACGCCGACCTGGTACCCGCCGTGGTTGTGCACCACCAGCTTCGGGCGGGCGGTCGTGCCGCTGGTCGCCAGGATGAACGCCGGCTCGTTGGCCTCCATCACCTCCGGCGCGTCCGACTGCCCCTCGCCGCGGGCCAGCCAGGCGTCCCAGTCCAGGGCGCGCGTCCGGAGCGGCCTGGACGGGTCACGGCGCAGCGTGACCACCGCCTCCAGCGGCTCGGGCAGGTGGTCGAGGGCGTCGGCGACGAGGGCGGCCAGGTCGATCGGCTTGCCCTTGCGCCAGGTGAAGTCCGCGGTGAACAGCCAGCGCGAGCCGCTGGCGGCGATCCGGTCGGCGAGGGCTCCTGATCCGAAGCCGGCGAACACCACCGAGTGGATCGCGCCGATCCGGGTGGCGGCGAGCATCAGGGCGATCGACTCCACGCACGGCGGCAGGTAGATCGTGATCCGGTCGCCCCGGTTCACGCCCAGCCCGCGCAGCGCCGCGCTGTAGCGGCGCACCAGCTCGTGCAACTCCCGGTAGGTGAGGTCGCGCGCGTCGCCGCGCTCGTTGCGGTACCGCAGGGCGAGCTGGTCCGGGCGCTCGTCGGCGTGCCGGTCGACCGCGTTCACCGCGATGTTCGTCCGCCCGCCGACGAACCACCGGAAGCTCGCGCCGTCCCGCTCGAACACCCGCTCCCAGGGCTTGGCCCACGGCAACTGGCCGGCCACGAACGCCCAGTAGCCCTCCGGGTCCCGGCGTGCCCAGTCCAGCCGGTGCCGCAGCGCCTCGGCGGGGTCGTCCGGCAAGGGGGTGATCAGATCGCTGGTGGTCGAGGTCATAGGCTCTCCCTTGCTTGCCCGTGATACCCGCTGAGGATGGAAGGTAGGGGTGAACCCGGCATCCGGGTACCCGCATCTGTAGGGGCTGTATGCCTCGCCCCTCCTCTGAAGCGGGGCGAAAACCGGGCGGAAACTGTGCTCAGTCCGACTGGGGGAAACCGGACTCATGGGAACGTACGTGGTCACCGGCGCCACTCGAGGGATCGGCCTGGCAGTGGCCGAGCTGCTGCACGAGCGCGGGCACGACCTGGTGCTCGCCGGGCGGAACGCCGAAGCGCTGGCCGAGTTGGAGAAGCGGCTGCCCGGCAGCAGCTCGCTCGTGGTGGACCTCCGGGCCCCGGAGGGGATCGAGCCGGCGGTCGCCGGGCTGGGCCCGCTGCCGAGCCTGGACGGCCTGGTGCACAGCGCCGGCGCGATCGAGCTGGGTGAGATCGCCAAGACGCCGTACCAGGTGTGGCAGGACCTGCTCGCCGTCAACCTGGTCGCCGTGGCCGAGCTGACCAGGGTGCTGCTGCCGGCGCTGCGTGCCGCCCGGGGGCACGTGGTGTTCGTGAACTCCGGGTCCGGGCTGCGCGCCAAGCCGGAGTGGGGCGCGTACGCGGCGAGCAAGCACGGGCTGCGGGCGCTGGCGGACGCGCTGCGCGAGGAGGAGCACGCGAACGGGATACGGGTGACCAGCGTGTACCTGGGACGTGTCGCCACCGAGATGCAGCGCAAGATCCACGAGTACGAGGGCAGCGAGTTCGACCCGAGCAAGTACATCGAGCCGCGCACGGTCGCCCTGGCGGTGCTCGCCGCGCTGGAGACCCCGCGGGACGCCGAGGTCACCGAGGTGACGGTCCGTCCCGGCGTCTGACCCGGTTCGGCCGTCCCGTCTTCGGCCTCGACCACGGCCTGTTCGACGGCGACACCGCGCTCGGCCTCGCCTCGGGCGGCGACTGCGCGTTCGGCGGCGTCATGTACCCAGCCGGTGGCCGGGGCGCTGAGTGGCGCCCGCAGCGGCTGAGCCGCCGGGTGCCGGCTCAGCCGTGCTCGGGGGTCGTGCTCCGGGGAACCGGGCTAGCGCTTGTCCGGGTCCTCTCCCTCCGGCCGGCCCTTGCGCAGCTCCTCCTCGCGGCGGCGCAGCTCGGCCTCCCGCTTCTTCAACTGCTGCTCCCGCAGCCGGGCGAGGAACTGCGGGTCGTCGTCGGGCGCGACCGGGCGCGTCGGCGGGTGCGGGGCGGCGGCCGGGCGGCGGCGCGGGCGGCCGACGACCAGCCAGGCGATCGAGCCGGGGAGCCAGCCGAACAGGATGATCAGCACCCAGAACGGCTTGGGCAGGCCGCGTGCCTCAGACTCGTCGGTCTGGATGCAGTCGATCAGCGCGTAGATCGTCAGGGCCAGCGGCACCACGTACACCAGCAGTACTCGCCACATGGCTCGCTCCCTTGTCCCGGGCCCCGTCCCGGCTTTCGGGCCCCTTCCCGGAAGGACTCCTGTCGTCAGCGTAGACCGTCCACGTGGATACTGGCAGCCATGGCCTACGACGACCTGCAGAGCTTCCTGAACGCCCTGGAGAAGGAAGGCGATCTCAAGCGGATCAAGGTCGAGGTCGATCCGTACCTGGAGATCACCGAGATCGTGACGCGGGTCGTCAAGGAACGAGGCCCGGCCCTGCTGTTCGAGAACGTCAAGGGATCCAGCCTGCCGCTCGCGATCAACGTGTTCGGCACCGAGCGGCGCATGGCCAAGGCCCTCGGCGACGCCAAGAGCCTGGACGAGATCGGCGACCGGATCGGCGAGCTGCTCAAGCCGGAGCTGCCGCAGGGCTGGTCCGGGTTCCGCGAGGCGCTGGGCAAGCTGGTGCGGCTGAAGTCGGTGCCGCCGAAGAAGGTCAGGCACGCCCCCTGCCAGGAGATCGTCAAGAAGGGCGACGAGATCGACCTGTACGAGCTGCCCGGCCTGCACACCTGGCCGGGCGACGGCGGGGTGTTCCTCAACCTGGGGCTCACCCACACCAGGCACCCGGAGACCGGGCAGCGCAATCTGGGCCTGTACCGGCTCCAGGTCCACGACAAGCGCACGCTCGGCCTGCACTGGCAGATCCACAAGGACTCCCGCGCCCACCACGCGGTCGCCGAGCGGCGGGGGGAGCGGCTGCCGGTGGCGATCGCGTTCGGCTGCCCGCCCGCGGTGACGTACGCGGCGAGCGCGCCGCTGCCGGCGGACATCGACGAGTACCTGTTCGCCGGTTTCCTCATGAAGGAGCGGGTGGAGATGGTGGACTGCCTCACCGTCCCGCTCCAGGTGCCGGCGAACGCGCAGATCGTGCTGGAGGGGTGGCTGGACCCGGGGGAGCGGCGGCCGGAGGGCCCGTTCGGCGACCACACCGGCTTCTACACGCCGGTCGAGCCGTTCCCGGCGCTCACCGTCGAGTGCATGACGATGCGTTCTGACCCGATCTTCCAGTCGATCGTGGTCGGCCGCCCGCCGCAGGAGGACGGGCCGATGGGCAAGGCCACCGAGCGCATCTTCCTGCCGCTGCTCAAGGTCATGGTCCCGGACATCGTCGACTACGACCTGCCGGTCGAGGGCGTGTTCCACAACTGCGCGATCGTGTCGATCGACAAGCGGTACCCCAAGCACGCGCAGAAGGTCATGCACGCGATCTGGGGCGCGCACCTGCTGTCGCTCACCAAGCTGATCATCGTGGTGGACGCCGACTGCGACGTGCACGACTACTCGGAGGTGGCCTGGCGGGCGTTCGGCAACGTCGACTACGCCCGGGACGTGCTGATCACCGAGGGCCCGGTCGACCACCTGGACCACTCGGCGTACCAGCAGTTCTGGGGCGGGAAGATGGGCGTCGACGCGACCCGCAAGTGGCCCGAGGAGGGGTACACCCGCGGCTGGCCGGACATGATCGAGCAGGACCCGGCGATCGTGGAGAAGGTCACCCGGCGTTGGAAGGAGTACGGCCTGTGACCGGTCAGGGCATCGTCGAGGGCGGCTACGTCCAGCCGCCGGTCTCGCCGCCACCGTCCCCGCTGCCGAGGACGAACCCGGTCAAGGCGTTCCTCCGCCTGGTGATGATCGAGCACTCGGTGTTCGCGCTGCCGTTCGCGTACATCGCGGCGCTGACCGCCATGTACCGGATCGACCGCCGGGTGCACTGGCTGGACCTGCTGCTCGTCACCGTGGCCATGGTAGGCGCGCGGACGTTCGCCATGGCCACCAACCGGATCATCGACCGGCACATCGACGCCGGCAACCCGCGCACCGCGCAGCGGGAGCTGATCACCGGGGTTGTTTCGCTGCGCACGGCGTGGACGGGCGCGCTGGTCGCGCTGGCGGTGTTCCTCGGCGCGGCGGCGGCGCTCAACTGGCTGGCGTTCGTGCTGGCCCCGCTCGCGGTGGCGCCGCTGATCGTGTACTCGTACGCCAAGCGGTTCACCGACTTCCCGCACGCGGTGCTCGGGCTCGCCCAGATGGTGGCCCCGACCGGGGCGTGGATCGGCGTGACCGGGCGCTGGTCGTGGGAGGCGGTCGTGCTGGGCGCGGCGGTCGGCATGTGGATCGGCGGGTTCGACCTGATCTACGCCTGCCAGGACGCCGAGTACGACCGGAAGGTCGGCGTGGGCTCGGTGCCCGCCCGGTACGGGATCGCGGCCGCCCTGTACGGGGCGCGCGGCGCCCACGTGGTGACGATGGCGCTGTTCGCCTGGTACGGCCTGCTGGTCGGCGCCGGCTGGCTGTGGTGGGCGGGCCTGCTGGTGACGGCGGCGGCGTTCGGGTACGAGCACTCGCTGGTCAAGCCGCACGACCTGTCCAAGGTCAACCGGGCGTTCTTCACCGTGAACGGCTTCGTGGGGATCGCGCTGTTCTGCTTCGCGCTCGCCGACCTGGTCGCCCGCGGCCTGCGCCCGTAGCCGCGCCACGGGGTCGCGGCGGCCGGGGAGCCCACGCCGGTCAGTCGACCCGGCCGGCCCGGTACAGGTCGTCGAGCACCAGCCGTCCGGCAGGGGCGATGCGGTCCCGGTCGCGCGCGGTGAGCCAGGCCAGCTCGGCGATCTCCCGGTTGGGGCGCGGCTCCCCCACCTGCTCGCCGGTGTAGCAGGCCATCCGCACCAGCGTCCCGGCCGGGTAACCGTGCGCCGGTGCGACGTAGCGGCCGAGCAGGGTCACCGTCTCCGGCAGCAGCCGTACCGCCAGTTCCTCCCCGATCTCGCGGGTCAGCGCCTCCAGGTCGCTCTCGCCCGGCTCCCGCTTGCCGCCGGGCAGGTAGAAGATGTCCTTACCCCTGGTGCGCACGGCGAGCAGCCGCCCGTCGCGCACGCACACCCAGGCCAGTGCGTCCACGTGATCGGGCACGGCCCCTCAGTCTAGGCACCGGCCGCGCGGCCCCTCCGGCGTGGCGGGGGGCACACCCCGGGCGAGTTTCGCCGCCGGGCCAGGAGTCGGGCAGAGTGTTGGCGTGAAGACGCAACGCCAGCCTTGGGTGGTGGGTGTGTCAGGGGCTTCCGGCACGCCGTACGCGGCGGCGGTCATCCGCGGCCTGCTGGACGCCGGCGAGGCGGTCGACCTGGTCGTCAGTCGCGCGGCCCGGCTCACCATCCTGGACGAGACCGGGATCTCGTTCCGTGACGCGTACTGGCGGGCCGACCTGGCGAACTGGCTGGCGCGGGACCTGGACGGCGCCGACCTGGCGTACTGGGCGGCCGGGGACCTGGCGGCCGGGCCGTCGTCCGGCTCGTACCCGGCGAAAGGCATGGTGGTGGTGCCCGCCAGCACGGCGGCGGTGGCCGGCATCGCGCTCGGGCTGTCGAAGGACCTGTTGCAGCGCGCGGCGGACGTCACGCTCAAGGAGCGGCGGCCGCTGGTGGTGGTGCCGCGGGAGACCCCGTACACCCGGTCGACGCTGCGGCACCTGCTCGACCTCGCGGACGCCGGCGCGGTGGTGCTGCCGGCCAGCCCGGCCTTCTACCACGGGCCGACCGAGGTGCAGCAACTCGTCGACTTCGTGGCGGGCAAGGTGCTCGACGTGCTCGGGGTGGAGCACACGTTGTTCCGGCGATGGACGGGCGAGCTGGGCGCGGCTCGGGCGGTCGCGGAAAAGTAGATTCGCTCCTCGTGCGAGGGTCCTGCCCCAGATGCTGGTCGGCCTGTGGTTGCTGAGGATCTCGCGCCAGGGGATGGCTCGGGCAGGTGCGCTCGAGTCAGCGTCCTCGTCGAACCATGTTTACCTATCCTTTAGAGATTTTAGGATAAAGTGCTTTAAAGCCTTTAAATCTAAGGTAAATCTGGGGTAACGTCCACTCGGGGAAGGAGCGGAGATGGACGCGGTCGACCGGCAGCTCATCCAGGCGTTGCAGGCCAACGCCCGGGCCTCCTACGCGGAACTGGGCCGGCTGGTGGGGCTGTCCGGTCCGAGCGTGACCGACCGCATCAACCGCCTGGAGCAGGCCGGCGTCATCACCGGTTACCACGCCCAGGTCAACCCGCTGGCCCTCGGCCTCGGGGTGACCGCGCTGATCGGGATCCTGGTCTCCGACTCGGCCGACCACGAGGACGTCGCCCGCCGCCTGTCCGACATCCAGGAGATCGAGGACTGCTGGTTCATCGCCGGCGACGACTCGTTCATGATCAAGGTGCGGGTGCCCGACGTGGACGCGCTGGAGAAGTTGATCGGCCGGCTGTCGCGCATCAAGGGCATCGCCCGGACCCGGACGACGATCGTGCTCTCCACCAAGTGGGAGGCCCGGAGTGTCGGGCTGC encodes the following:
- a CDS encoding acetate--CoA ligase is translated as MTSTTSDLITPLPDDPAEALRHRLDWARRDPEGYWAFVAGQLPWAKPWERVFERDGASFRWFVGGRTNIAVNAVDRHADERPDQLALRYRNERGDARDLTYRELHELVRRYSAALRGLGVNRGDRITIYLPPCVESIALMLAATRIGAIHSVVFAGFGSGALADRIAASGSRWLFTADFTWRKGKPIDLAALVADALDHLPEPLEAVVTLRRDPSRPLRTRALDWDAWLARGEGQSDAPEVMEANEPAFILATSGTTARPKLVVHNHGGYQVGVHHGGQVCYGLEPSDTWWTTSDIGWIVGHSYMVYGPLLAGATTVVYEGALDHPHPDQIWRLAAELGVTGLFTSPTAVRLLMRLGADGSGHDLSRLRRVVCAGEVLNPAAYRWLAEDVFAGRVPVLDNMWQTETGAPIFGNPWRGGLEVRPGSAGIALPGVDPAVVDQDGRPLPPGEPGIAVLRAPVPSLTATLWGEPERYANDYWGRVPGAYYVGDAARIDADGYVWFTGRADEVIKIAAHRIGTIEVESALLTHPAVGEAGVTGRPDELRGEVISAFVTLKPGYEPSPRLEEELRATVRRELGPVAVIGEIRFVSSLPKTRSGKVMRRVLKAVVLGTPPGDVTTLEDEASVEEATRAWRELSG
- a CDS encoding SDR family oxidoreductase, which encodes MGTYVVTGATRGIGLAVAELLHERGHDLVLAGRNAEALAELEKRLPGSSSLVVDLRAPEGIEPAVAGLGPLPSLDGLVHSAGAIELGEIAKTPYQVWQDLLAVNLVAVAELTRVLLPALRAARGHVVFVNSGSGLRAKPEWGAYAASKHGLRALADALREEEHANGIRVTSVYLGRVATEMQRKIHEYEGSEFDPSKYIEPRTVALAVLAALETPRDAEVTEVTVRPGV
- a CDS encoding PLD nuclease N-terminal domain-containing protein; this translates as MWRVLLVYVVPLALTIYALIDCIQTDESEARGLPKPFWVLIILFGWLPGSIAWLVVGRPRRRPAAAPHPPTRPVAPDDDPQFLARLREQQLKKREAELRRREEELRKGRPEGEDPDKR
- a CDS encoding menaquinone biosynthesis decarboxylase, with product MAYDDLQSFLNALEKEGDLKRIKVEVDPYLEITEIVTRVVKERGPALLFENVKGSSLPLAINVFGTERRMAKALGDAKSLDEIGDRIGELLKPELPQGWSGFREALGKLVRLKSVPPKKVRHAPCQEIVKKGDEIDLYELPGLHTWPGDGGVFLNLGLTHTRHPETGQRNLGLYRLQVHDKRTLGLHWQIHKDSRAHHAVAERRGERLPVAIAFGCPPAVTYAASAPLPADIDEYLFAGFLMKERVEMVDCLTVPLQVPANAQIVLEGWLDPGERRPEGPFGDHTGFYTPVEPFPALTVECMTMRSDPIFQSIVVGRPPQEDGPMGKATERIFLPLLKVMVPDIVDYDLPVEGVFHNCAIVSIDKRYPKHAQKVMHAIWGAHLLSLTKLIIVVDADCDVHDYSEVAWRAFGNVDYARDVLITEGPVDHLDHSAYQQFWGGKMGVDATRKWPEEGYTRGWPDMIEQDPAIVEKVTRRWKEYGL
- the mqnP gene encoding menaquinone biosynthesis prenyltransferase MqnP; its protein translation is MPRTNPVKAFLRLVMIEHSVFALPFAYIAALTAMYRIDRRVHWLDLLLVTVAMVGARTFAMATNRIIDRHIDAGNPRTAQRELITGVVSLRTAWTGALVALAVFLGAAAALNWLAFVLAPLAVAPLIVYSYAKRFTDFPHAVLGLAQMVAPTGAWIGVTGRWSWEAVVLGAAVGMWIGGFDLIYACQDAEYDRKVGVGSVPARYGIAAALYGARGAHVVTMALFAWYGLLVGAGWLWWAGLLVTAAAFGYEHSLVKPHDLSKVNRAFFTVNGFVGIALFCFALADLVARGLRP
- a CDS encoding NUDIX hydrolase: MPDHVDALAWVCVRDGRLLAVRTRGKDIFYLPGGKREPGESDLEALTREIGEELAVRLLPETVTLLGRYVAPAHGYPAGTLVRMACYTGEQVGEPRPNREIAELAWLTARDRDRIAPAGRLVLDDLYRAGRVD
- a CDS encoding UbiX family flavin prenyltransferase — protein: MKTQRQPWVVGVSGASGTPYAAAVIRGLLDAGEAVDLVVSRAARLTILDETGISFRDAYWRADLANWLARDLDGADLAYWAAGDLAAGPSSGSYPAKGMVVVPASTAAVAGIALGLSKDLLQRAADVTLKERRPLVVVPRETPYTRSTLRHLLDLADAGAVVLPASPAFYHGPTEVQQLVDFVAGKVLDVLGVEHTLFRRWTGELGAARAVAEK
- a CDS encoding Lrp/AsnC family transcriptional regulator, which gives rise to MDAVDRQLIQALQANARASYAELGRLVGLSGPSVTDRINRLEQAGVITGYHAQVNPLALGLGVTALIGILVSDSADHEDVARRLSDIQEIEDCWFIAGDDSFMIKVRVPDVDALEKLIGRLSRIKGIARTRTTIVLSTKWEARSVGLPEIPDEKGR